In one Silene latifolia isolate original U9 population chromosome 10, ASM4854445v1, whole genome shotgun sequence genomic region, the following are encoded:
- the LOC141605115 gene encoding U-box domain-containing protein 33-like isoform X1, translating into MDSNKIYVAIGEDVEERESTLRWVLNGFMEYTICVIYVHVPAKRIPLPSGLELPVRLVRKNELEAFRAQETEKVLQILDDCIKMCAVLRVSCQTTFVEKDSITEGILELIYQLRIQKLVMGAAANHKYWRGMTKLRSRKATNVLQFAPDFCHVWFICKEHLIYKRESVLEQSVMEQSLYTEEMLPNSSEIDNQSDFGIPFSQEPLTHLRHSVLCDHERSPVKPGQSSTVSYSQSLSGIILPVSSFVNEDFTEQHVAEFSNVPQSRNQHLGSSSPSAKPVESPCYEELRLKKVMKEEAANMKKMLSKVSLKLTEALSHKMSLERQVEKCHLKLENLERKLFSEMALSQKYKNERYKLQIEHDGVLREIQELKQPQRFLFEFPYFELQKATNCFDPSLKIGEGGCGSMYKGFLHHNNVAIKLLAPNCVQNHREFVEQVSCLSNLRHANIVILMGACREPWALVYEYLPGGTLEDRPALPWQMRIRIAMDICSALIFLHSTQPTGISHCDLSPKKLLLDANLTCKITDFSLLKKDTKSMKLELDVYSYGILVLYLLTGKQAALGIVKEVECALKIGALNSILDPLAGDCSYVQAEQLAHMALRCCSTNRNDCPDLASDVWRVLAPMRASCSSLSSFLLASPDQPPDCFICPILQEIMEDPHFAADGFTYEAEAIKGWLESGHDTSPMTNMNLANLNLIPNRALRSVIKEWQQFTSTQWFRTSCTFSQEK; encoded by the exons atgGATTCCAACAAAATATATGTAGCAATTGGAGAAGATGTTGAAGAAAGAGAATCAACTCTTAGATGGGTTTTGAATGGGTTTATGGAATATACTATTTGTGTTATTTATGTTCATGTGCCCGCCAAGAGGATTCCTTTGCCAA GTGGTTTAGAACTTCCTGTGCGTTTAGTCAGGAAAAATGAACTTGAAGCATTCAGAGCACAGGAAACAGAAAAGGTGCTACAAATTCTTGATGATTGTATCAAAATGTGTGCTGTACTTCGA GTGTCTTGTCAGACGACATTTGTTGAGAAGGATTCCATAACGGAGGGAATATTGGAGCTCATATATCAGCTGAGAATACAAAAACTAGTGATGGGTGCGGCAGCCAACCATAAATATTGGAG GGGGATGACAAAACTGAGGTCACGGAAGGCGACAAATGTGCTTCAGTTTGCTCCTGACTTCTGTCATGTCTGGTTCATATGCAAAGAACATCTGATCTATAAAAG GGAGAGTGTGTTGGAACAAAGTGTTATGGAACAAAGTCTTTATACTGAAGAGATGCTGCCAAATTCATCTGAGATTGATAATCAATCTGACTTTGGAATCCCTTTTAGTCAAGAACCACTGACCCATTTGAGACATTCTGTACTCTGTGATCATGAACGAAGTCCCGTTAAACCTGGCCAATCATCAACGGTCAGTTATTCACAGTCATTATCTGGTATCATTTTACCCGTTTCATCATTTGTCAATGAAGATTTCACTGAACAACATGTAGCCGAGTTTTCTAACGTGCCTCAGAGCCGTAATCAGCATCTAGGTTCATCATCTCCTTCA GCAAAACCAGTCGAAAGCCCTTGCTACGAAGAACTGAGACTGAAGAAAGTGATGAAGGAAGAAGCTGCAAACATGAAGAAGATGCTCTCTAAGGTATCACTGAAACTCACAGAAGCCCTGAGTCACAAGATGTCACTTGAAAGACAAGTTGAGAAATGCCATCTCAAGTTAGAGAACTTGGAGAGGAAACTATTCTCTGAAATGGCATTgtctcaaaaatacaaaaatgagcgcTACAAGTTGCAGATAGAACACGACGGTGTTCTCAGAGAAATTCAAGAGTTGAAACAACCTCAGAGATTCCTTTTCGAGTTCCCTTACTTTGAACTCCAGAAAGCCACTAACTGCTTTGACCCATCCCTTAAAATAGGAGAGGGAGGCTGTGGGAGTATGTACAAAGGCTTCCTTCATCATAATAACGTGGCAATTAAGCTTCTTGCCCCTAACTGTGTGCAAAATCATCGCGAATTTGTTGAACAG GTCAGCTGTCTAAGTAATCTTCGACATGCAAACATTGTTATTCTCATGGGTGCCTGTCGAGAGCCTTGGGCTCTCGTTTATGAGTATCTTCCTGGTGGGACCCTTGAGGACCGACCTGCATTGCCCTGGCAAATGAGAATCCGGATAGCCATGGATATCTGTTCTGCACTCATATTCCTTCATTCAACCCAACCTACTGGCATTTCCCATTGTGACTTGTCGCCCAAGAAACTACTCCTTGATGCAAACTTAACCTGCAAGATAACTGATTTTAGTCTACTCAAAAAGGACACGAAATCAATGAAGCTTGAGTTAGATGTATATTCTTATGGGATTTTAGTGTTGTATTTATTGACCGGAAAACAAGCAGCCTTGGGGATAGTTAAGGAAGTGGAGTGTGCTTTGAAGATAGGTGCTCTTAATAGCATATTGGACCCTCTTGCTGGAGACTGTTCTTATGTTCAGGCTGAACAACTGGCACACATGGCTTTAAGGTGCTGCAGTACAAACAGAAATGACTGCCCTGACCTTGCATCTGATGTTTGGAGGGTTCTTGCACCTATGCGAGCCTCATGTTCGAGCTTATCCTCATTTTTGCTGGCTTCTCCGGACCAACCACCTGATTGTTTCATATGCCCCATTCTCCAG GAAATAATGGAGGATCCACATTTTGCTGCTGATGGGTTTACATATGAAGCAGAGGCTATTAAAGGCTGGCTCGAAAGCGGACACGATACTTCACCTATGACTAATATGAATCTTGCAAATCTTAATCTTATTCCTAATCGTGCTCTTCGGTCAGTGATTAAAGAATGGCAACAGTTTACATCAACTCA GTGGTTTAGAACTTCCTGTACGTTTAGTCAGGAAAAGTGA
- the LOC141605115 gene encoding U-box domain-containing protein 33-like isoform X4, which translates to MDSNKIYVAIGEDVEERESTLRWVLNGFMEYTICVIYVHVPAKRIPLPSGLELPVRLVRKNELEAFRAQETEKVSCQTTFVEKDSITEGILELIYQLRIQKLVMGAAANHKYWRGMTKLRSRKATNVLQFAPDFCHVWFICKEHLIYKRESVLEQSVMEQSLYTEEMLPNSSEIDNQSDFGIPFSQEPLTHLRHSVLCDHERSPVKPGQSSTVSYSQSLSGIILPVSSFVNEDFTEQHVAEFSNVPQSRNQHLGSSSPSAKPVESPCYEELRLKKVMKEEAANMKKMLSKVSLKLTEALSHKMSLERQVEKCHLKLENLERKLFSEMALSQKYKNERYKLQIEHDGVLREIQELKQPQRFLFEFPYFELQKATNCFDPSLKIGEGGCGSMYKGFLHHNNVAIKLLAPNCVQNHREFVEQVSCLSNLRHANIVILMGACREPWALVYEYLPGGTLEDRPALPWQMRIRIAMDICSALIFLHSTQPTGISHCDLSPKKLLLDANLTCKITDFSLLKKDTKSMKLELDVYSYGILVLYLLTGKQAALGIVKEVECALKIGALNSILDPLAGDCSYVQAEQLAHMALRCCSTNRNDCPDLASDVWRVLAPMRASCSSLSSFLLASPDQPPDCFICPILQEIMEDPHFAADGFTYEAEAIKGWLESGHDTSPMTNMNLANLNLIPNRALRSVIKEWQQFTSTQWFRTSCTFSQEK; encoded by the exons atgGATTCCAACAAAATATATGTAGCAATTGGAGAAGATGTTGAAGAAAGAGAATCAACTCTTAGATGGGTTTTGAATGGGTTTATGGAATATACTATTTGTGTTATTTATGTTCATGTGCCCGCCAAGAGGATTCCTTTGCCAA GTGGTTTAGAACTTCCTGTGCGTTTAGTCAGGAAAAATGAACTTGAAGCATTCAGAGCACAGGAAACAGAAAAG GTGTCTTGTCAGACGACATTTGTTGAGAAGGATTCCATAACGGAGGGAATATTGGAGCTCATATATCAGCTGAGAATACAAAAACTAGTGATGGGTGCGGCAGCCAACCATAAATATTGGAG GGGGATGACAAAACTGAGGTCACGGAAGGCGACAAATGTGCTTCAGTTTGCTCCTGACTTCTGTCATGTCTGGTTCATATGCAAAGAACATCTGATCTATAAAAG GGAGAGTGTGTTGGAACAAAGTGTTATGGAACAAAGTCTTTATACTGAAGAGATGCTGCCAAATTCATCTGAGATTGATAATCAATCTGACTTTGGAATCCCTTTTAGTCAAGAACCACTGACCCATTTGAGACATTCTGTACTCTGTGATCATGAACGAAGTCCCGTTAAACCTGGCCAATCATCAACGGTCAGTTATTCACAGTCATTATCTGGTATCATTTTACCCGTTTCATCATTTGTCAATGAAGATTTCACTGAACAACATGTAGCCGAGTTTTCTAACGTGCCTCAGAGCCGTAATCAGCATCTAGGTTCATCATCTCCTTCA GCAAAACCAGTCGAAAGCCCTTGCTACGAAGAACTGAGACTGAAGAAAGTGATGAAGGAAGAAGCTGCAAACATGAAGAAGATGCTCTCTAAGGTATCACTGAAACTCACAGAAGCCCTGAGTCACAAGATGTCACTTGAAAGACAAGTTGAGAAATGCCATCTCAAGTTAGAGAACTTGGAGAGGAAACTATTCTCTGAAATGGCATTgtctcaaaaatacaaaaatgagcgcTACAAGTTGCAGATAGAACACGACGGTGTTCTCAGAGAAATTCAAGAGTTGAAACAACCTCAGAGATTCCTTTTCGAGTTCCCTTACTTTGAACTCCAGAAAGCCACTAACTGCTTTGACCCATCCCTTAAAATAGGAGAGGGAGGCTGTGGGAGTATGTACAAAGGCTTCCTTCATCATAATAACGTGGCAATTAAGCTTCTTGCCCCTAACTGTGTGCAAAATCATCGCGAATTTGTTGAACAG GTCAGCTGTCTAAGTAATCTTCGACATGCAAACATTGTTATTCTCATGGGTGCCTGTCGAGAGCCTTGGGCTCTCGTTTATGAGTATCTTCCTGGTGGGACCCTTGAGGACCGACCTGCATTGCCCTGGCAAATGAGAATCCGGATAGCCATGGATATCTGTTCTGCACTCATATTCCTTCATTCAACCCAACCTACTGGCATTTCCCATTGTGACTTGTCGCCCAAGAAACTACTCCTTGATGCAAACTTAACCTGCAAGATAACTGATTTTAGTCTACTCAAAAAGGACACGAAATCAATGAAGCTTGAGTTAGATGTATATTCTTATGGGATTTTAGTGTTGTATTTATTGACCGGAAAACAAGCAGCCTTGGGGATAGTTAAGGAAGTGGAGTGTGCTTTGAAGATAGGTGCTCTTAATAGCATATTGGACCCTCTTGCTGGAGACTGTTCTTATGTTCAGGCTGAACAACTGGCACACATGGCTTTAAGGTGCTGCAGTACAAACAGAAATGACTGCCCTGACCTTGCATCTGATGTTTGGAGGGTTCTTGCACCTATGCGAGCCTCATGTTCGAGCTTATCCTCATTTTTGCTGGCTTCTCCGGACCAACCACCTGATTGTTTCATATGCCCCATTCTCCAG GAAATAATGGAGGATCCACATTTTGCTGCTGATGGGTTTACATATGAAGCAGAGGCTATTAAAGGCTGGCTCGAAAGCGGACACGATACTTCACCTATGACTAATATGAATCTTGCAAATCTTAATCTTATTCCTAATCGTGCTCTTCGGTCAGTGATTAAAGAATGGCAACAGTTTACATCAACTCA GTGGTTTAGAACTTCCTGTACGTTTAGTCAGGAAAAGTGA
- the LOC141605115 gene encoding U-box domain-containing protein 33-like isoform X6 — translation MCAVLRVSCQTTFVEKDSITEGILELIYQLRIQKLVMGAAANHKYWRGMTKLRSRKATNVLQFAPDFCHVWFICKEHLIYKRESVLEQSVMEQSLYTEEMLPNSSEIDNQSDFGIPFSQEPLTHLRHSVLCDHERSPVKPGQSSTVSYSQSLSGIILPVSSFVNEDFTEQHVAEFSNVPQSRNQHLGSSSPSAKPVESPCYEELRLKKVMKEEAANMKKMLSKVSLKLTEALSHKMSLERQVEKCHLKLENLERKLFSEMALSQKYKNERYKLQIEHDGVLREIQELKQPQRFLFEFPYFELQKATNCFDPSLKIGEGGCGSMYKGFLHHNNVAIKLLAPNCVQNHREFVEQVSCLSNLRHANIVILMGACREPWALVYEYLPGGTLEDRPALPWQMRIRIAMDICSALIFLHSTQPTGISHCDLSPKKLLLDANLTCKITDFSLLKKDTKSMKLELDVYSYGILVLYLLTGKQAALGIVKEVECALKIGALNSILDPLAGDCSYVQAEQLAHMALRCCSTNRNDCPDLASDVWRVLAPMRASCSSLSSFLLASPDQPPDCFICPILQEIMEDPHFAADGFTYEAEAIKGWLESGHDTSPMTNMNLANLNLIPNRALRSVIKEWQQFTSTQWFRTSCTFSQEK, via the exons ATGTGTGCTGTACTTCGA GTGTCTTGTCAGACGACATTTGTTGAGAAGGATTCCATAACGGAGGGAATATTGGAGCTCATATATCAGCTGAGAATACAAAAACTAGTGATGGGTGCGGCAGCCAACCATAAATATTGGAG GGGGATGACAAAACTGAGGTCACGGAAGGCGACAAATGTGCTTCAGTTTGCTCCTGACTTCTGTCATGTCTGGTTCATATGCAAAGAACATCTGATCTATAAAAG GGAGAGTGTGTTGGAACAAAGTGTTATGGAACAAAGTCTTTATACTGAAGAGATGCTGCCAAATTCATCTGAGATTGATAATCAATCTGACTTTGGAATCCCTTTTAGTCAAGAACCACTGACCCATTTGAGACATTCTGTACTCTGTGATCATGAACGAAGTCCCGTTAAACCTGGCCAATCATCAACGGTCAGTTATTCACAGTCATTATCTGGTATCATTTTACCCGTTTCATCATTTGTCAATGAAGATTTCACTGAACAACATGTAGCCGAGTTTTCTAACGTGCCTCAGAGCCGTAATCAGCATCTAGGTTCATCATCTCCTTCA GCAAAACCAGTCGAAAGCCCTTGCTACGAAGAACTGAGACTGAAGAAAGTGATGAAGGAAGAAGCTGCAAACATGAAGAAGATGCTCTCTAAGGTATCACTGAAACTCACAGAAGCCCTGAGTCACAAGATGTCACTTGAAAGACAAGTTGAGAAATGCCATCTCAAGTTAGAGAACTTGGAGAGGAAACTATTCTCTGAAATGGCATTgtctcaaaaatacaaaaatgagcgcTACAAGTTGCAGATAGAACACGACGGTGTTCTCAGAGAAATTCAAGAGTTGAAACAACCTCAGAGATTCCTTTTCGAGTTCCCTTACTTTGAACTCCAGAAAGCCACTAACTGCTTTGACCCATCCCTTAAAATAGGAGAGGGAGGCTGTGGGAGTATGTACAAAGGCTTCCTTCATCATAATAACGTGGCAATTAAGCTTCTTGCCCCTAACTGTGTGCAAAATCATCGCGAATTTGTTGAACAG GTCAGCTGTCTAAGTAATCTTCGACATGCAAACATTGTTATTCTCATGGGTGCCTGTCGAGAGCCTTGGGCTCTCGTTTATGAGTATCTTCCTGGTGGGACCCTTGAGGACCGACCTGCATTGCCCTGGCAAATGAGAATCCGGATAGCCATGGATATCTGTTCTGCACTCATATTCCTTCATTCAACCCAACCTACTGGCATTTCCCATTGTGACTTGTCGCCCAAGAAACTACTCCTTGATGCAAACTTAACCTGCAAGATAACTGATTTTAGTCTACTCAAAAAGGACACGAAATCAATGAAGCTTGAGTTAGATGTATATTCTTATGGGATTTTAGTGTTGTATTTATTGACCGGAAAACAAGCAGCCTTGGGGATAGTTAAGGAAGTGGAGTGTGCTTTGAAGATAGGTGCTCTTAATAGCATATTGGACCCTCTTGCTGGAGACTGTTCTTATGTTCAGGCTGAACAACTGGCACACATGGCTTTAAGGTGCTGCAGTACAAACAGAAATGACTGCCCTGACCTTGCATCTGATGTTTGGAGGGTTCTTGCACCTATGCGAGCCTCATGTTCGAGCTTATCCTCATTTTTGCTGGCTTCTCCGGACCAACCACCTGATTGTTTCATATGCCCCATTCTCCAG GAAATAATGGAGGATCCACATTTTGCTGCTGATGGGTTTACATATGAAGCAGAGGCTATTAAAGGCTGGCTCGAAAGCGGACACGATACTTCACCTATGACTAATATGAATCTTGCAAATCTTAATCTTATTCCTAATCGTGCTCTTCGGTCAGTGATTAAAGAATGGCAACAGTTTACATCAACTCA GTGGTTTAGAACTTCCTGTACGTTTAGTCAGGAAAAGTGA
- the LOC141605115 gene encoding U-box domain-containing protein 33-like isoform X8, whose amino-acid sequence MGAAANHKYWRGMTKLRSRKATNVLQFAPDFCHVWFICKEHLIYKRESVLEQSVMEQSLYTEEMLPNSSEIDNQSDFGIPFSQEPLTHLRHSVLCDHERSPVKPGQSSTVSYSQSLSGIILPVSSFVNEDFTEQHVAEFSNVPQSRNQHLGSSSPSAKPVESPCYEELRLKKVMKEEAANMKKMLSKVSLKLTEALSHKMSLERQVEKCHLKLENLERKLFSEMALSQKYKNERYKLQIEHDGVLREIQELKQPQRFLFEFPYFELQKATNCFDPSLKIGEGGCGSMYKGFLHHNNVAIKLLAPNCVQNHREFVEQVSCLSNLRHANIVILMGACREPWALVYEYLPGGTLEDRPALPWQMRIRIAMDICSALIFLHSTQPTGISHCDLSPKKLLLDANLTCKITDFSLLKKDTKSMKLELDVYSYGILVLYLLTGKQAALGIVKEVECALKIGALNSILDPLAGDCSYVQAEQLAHMALRCCSTNRNDCPDLASDVWRVLAPMRASCSSLSSFLLASPDQPPDCFICPILQEIMEDPHFAADGFTYEAEAIKGWLESGHDTSPMTNMNLANLNLIPNRALRSVIKEWQQFTSTQWFRTSCTFSQEK is encoded by the exons ATGGGTGCGGCAGCCAACCATAAATATTGGAG GGGGATGACAAAACTGAGGTCACGGAAGGCGACAAATGTGCTTCAGTTTGCTCCTGACTTCTGTCATGTCTGGTTCATATGCAAAGAACATCTGATCTATAAAAG GGAGAGTGTGTTGGAACAAAGTGTTATGGAACAAAGTCTTTATACTGAAGAGATGCTGCCAAATTCATCTGAGATTGATAATCAATCTGACTTTGGAATCCCTTTTAGTCAAGAACCACTGACCCATTTGAGACATTCTGTACTCTGTGATCATGAACGAAGTCCCGTTAAACCTGGCCAATCATCAACGGTCAGTTATTCACAGTCATTATCTGGTATCATTTTACCCGTTTCATCATTTGTCAATGAAGATTTCACTGAACAACATGTAGCCGAGTTTTCTAACGTGCCTCAGAGCCGTAATCAGCATCTAGGTTCATCATCTCCTTCA GCAAAACCAGTCGAAAGCCCTTGCTACGAAGAACTGAGACTGAAGAAAGTGATGAAGGAAGAAGCTGCAAACATGAAGAAGATGCTCTCTAAGGTATCACTGAAACTCACAGAAGCCCTGAGTCACAAGATGTCACTTGAAAGACAAGTTGAGAAATGCCATCTCAAGTTAGAGAACTTGGAGAGGAAACTATTCTCTGAAATGGCATTgtctcaaaaatacaaaaatgagcgcTACAAGTTGCAGATAGAACACGACGGTGTTCTCAGAGAAATTCAAGAGTTGAAACAACCTCAGAGATTCCTTTTCGAGTTCCCTTACTTTGAACTCCAGAAAGCCACTAACTGCTTTGACCCATCCCTTAAAATAGGAGAGGGAGGCTGTGGGAGTATGTACAAAGGCTTCCTTCATCATAATAACGTGGCAATTAAGCTTCTTGCCCCTAACTGTGTGCAAAATCATCGCGAATTTGTTGAACAG GTCAGCTGTCTAAGTAATCTTCGACATGCAAACATTGTTATTCTCATGGGTGCCTGTCGAGAGCCTTGGGCTCTCGTTTATGAGTATCTTCCTGGTGGGACCCTTGAGGACCGACCTGCATTGCCCTGGCAAATGAGAATCCGGATAGCCATGGATATCTGTTCTGCACTCATATTCCTTCATTCAACCCAACCTACTGGCATTTCCCATTGTGACTTGTCGCCCAAGAAACTACTCCTTGATGCAAACTTAACCTGCAAGATAACTGATTTTAGTCTACTCAAAAAGGACACGAAATCAATGAAGCTTGAGTTAGATGTATATTCTTATGGGATTTTAGTGTTGTATTTATTGACCGGAAAACAAGCAGCCTTGGGGATAGTTAAGGAAGTGGAGTGTGCTTTGAAGATAGGTGCTCTTAATAGCATATTGGACCCTCTTGCTGGAGACTGTTCTTATGTTCAGGCTGAACAACTGGCACACATGGCTTTAAGGTGCTGCAGTACAAACAGAAATGACTGCCCTGACCTTGCATCTGATGTTTGGAGGGTTCTTGCACCTATGCGAGCCTCATGTTCGAGCTTATCCTCATTTTTGCTGGCTTCTCCGGACCAACCACCTGATTGTTTCATATGCCCCATTCTCCAG GAAATAATGGAGGATCCACATTTTGCTGCTGATGGGTTTACATATGAAGCAGAGGCTATTAAAGGCTGGCTCGAAAGCGGACACGATACTTCACCTATGACTAATATGAATCTTGCAAATCTTAATCTTATTCCTAATCGTGCTCTTCGGTCAGTGATTAAAGAATGGCAACAGTTTACATCAACTCA GTGGTTTAGAACTTCCTGTACGTTTAGTCAGGAAAAGTGA
- the LOC141605115 gene encoding U-box domain-containing protein 33-like isoform X3 — protein MDSNKIYVAIGEDVEERESTLRWVLNGFMEYTICVIYVHVPAKRIPLPSGLELPVRLVRKNELEAFRAQETEKVLQILDDCIKMCAVLRVSCQTTFVEKDSITEGILELIYQLRIQKLVMGAAANHKYWRGMTKLRSRKATNVLQFAPDFCHVWFICKEHLIYKRESVLEQSVMEQSLYTEEMLPNSSEIDNQSDFGIPFSQEPLTHLRHSVLCDHERSPVKPGQSSTVSYSQSLSGIILPVSSFVNEDFTEQHVAEFSNVPQSRNQHLGSSSPSAKPVESPCYEELRLKKVMKEEAANMKKMLSKVSLKLTEALSHKMSLERQVEKCHLKLENLERKLFSEMALSQKYKNERYKLQIEHDGVLREIQELKQPQRFLFEFPYFELQKATNCFDPSLKIGEGGCGSMYKGFLHHNNVAIKLLAPNCVQNHREFVEQVSCLSNLRHANIVILMGACREPWALVYEYLPGGTLEDRPALPWQMRIRIAMDICSALIFLHSTQPTGISHCDLSPKKLLLDANLTCKITDFSLLKKDTKSMKLELDVYSYGILVLYLLTGKQAALGIVKEVECALKIGALNSILDPLAGDCSYVQAEQLAHMALRCCSTNRNDCPDLASDVWRVLAPMRASCSSLSSFLLASPDQPPDCFICPILQEIMEDPHFAADGFTYEAEAIKGWLESGHDTSPMTNMNLANLNLIPNRALRWFRTSCTFSQEK, from the exons atgGATTCCAACAAAATATATGTAGCAATTGGAGAAGATGTTGAAGAAAGAGAATCAACTCTTAGATGGGTTTTGAATGGGTTTATGGAATATACTATTTGTGTTATTTATGTTCATGTGCCCGCCAAGAGGATTCCTTTGCCAA GTGGTTTAGAACTTCCTGTGCGTTTAGTCAGGAAAAATGAACTTGAAGCATTCAGAGCACAGGAAACAGAAAAGGTGCTACAAATTCTTGATGATTGTATCAAAATGTGTGCTGTACTTCGA GTGTCTTGTCAGACGACATTTGTTGAGAAGGATTCCATAACGGAGGGAATATTGGAGCTCATATATCAGCTGAGAATACAAAAACTAGTGATGGGTGCGGCAGCCAACCATAAATATTGGAG GGGGATGACAAAACTGAGGTCACGGAAGGCGACAAATGTGCTTCAGTTTGCTCCTGACTTCTGTCATGTCTGGTTCATATGCAAAGAACATCTGATCTATAAAAG GGAGAGTGTGTTGGAACAAAGTGTTATGGAACAAAGTCTTTATACTGAAGAGATGCTGCCAAATTCATCTGAGATTGATAATCAATCTGACTTTGGAATCCCTTTTAGTCAAGAACCACTGACCCATTTGAGACATTCTGTACTCTGTGATCATGAACGAAGTCCCGTTAAACCTGGCCAATCATCAACGGTCAGTTATTCACAGTCATTATCTGGTATCATTTTACCCGTTTCATCATTTGTCAATGAAGATTTCACTGAACAACATGTAGCCGAGTTTTCTAACGTGCCTCAGAGCCGTAATCAGCATCTAGGTTCATCATCTCCTTCA GCAAAACCAGTCGAAAGCCCTTGCTACGAAGAACTGAGACTGAAGAAAGTGATGAAGGAAGAAGCTGCAAACATGAAGAAGATGCTCTCTAAGGTATCACTGAAACTCACAGAAGCCCTGAGTCACAAGATGTCACTTGAAAGACAAGTTGAGAAATGCCATCTCAAGTTAGAGAACTTGGAGAGGAAACTATTCTCTGAAATGGCATTgtctcaaaaatacaaaaatgagcgcTACAAGTTGCAGATAGAACACGACGGTGTTCTCAGAGAAATTCAAGAGTTGAAACAACCTCAGAGATTCCTTTTCGAGTTCCCTTACTTTGAACTCCAGAAAGCCACTAACTGCTTTGACCCATCCCTTAAAATAGGAGAGGGAGGCTGTGGGAGTATGTACAAAGGCTTCCTTCATCATAATAACGTGGCAATTAAGCTTCTTGCCCCTAACTGTGTGCAAAATCATCGCGAATTTGTTGAACAG GTCAGCTGTCTAAGTAATCTTCGACATGCAAACATTGTTATTCTCATGGGTGCCTGTCGAGAGCCTTGGGCTCTCGTTTATGAGTATCTTCCTGGTGGGACCCTTGAGGACCGACCTGCATTGCCCTGGCAAATGAGAATCCGGATAGCCATGGATATCTGTTCTGCACTCATATTCCTTCATTCAACCCAACCTACTGGCATTTCCCATTGTGACTTGTCGCCCAAGAAACTACTCCTTGATGCAAACTTAACCTGCAAGATAACTGATTTTAGTCTACTCAAAAAGGACACGAAATCAATGAAGCTTGAGTTAGATGTATATTCTTATGGGATTTTAGTGTTGTATTTATTGACCGGAAAACAAGCAGCCTTGGGGATAGTTAAGGAAGTGGAGTGTGCTTTGAAGATAGGTGCTCTTAATAGCATATTGGACCCTCTTGCTGGAGACTGTTCTTATGTTCAGGCTGAACAACTGGCACACATGGCTTTAAGGTGCTGCAGTACAAACAGAAATGACTGCCCTGACCTTGCATCTGATGTTTGGAGGGTTCTTGCACCTATGCGAGCCTCATGTTCGAGCTTATCCTCATTTTTGCTGGCTTCTCCGGACCAACCACCTGATTGTTTCATATGCCCCATTCTCCAG GAAATAATGGAGGATCCACATTTTGCTGCTGATGGGTTTACATATGAAGCAGAGGCTATTAAAGGCTGGCTCGAAAGCGGACACGATACTTCACCTATGACTAATATGAATCTTGCAAATCTTAATCTTATTCCTAATCGTGCTCTTCG GTGGTTTAGAACTTCCTGTACGTTTAGTCAGGAAAAGTGA